From Polaribacter haliotis:
GGAATTGGAACTTGGATTGCTAGTAATTTACCTTGGATGGTATCACAATTAGGAGTGAGTAATGTTGCTGAATCTGGAGTGGTGCCAATGTCTGTAAAAGTTGCTTTTGCAATTGGCGCTTTTGTTTTTTTAGCAAGTATTCTATACACTGTTTTTACAACAGATGAATATCCGCCAGAAGACATGGAGGAATTCGAAAGAGAGAAAGCAAAAAAGAATAATTTTATCCCTGATATTTTAAATAATATTGGAAGTATGCCTTTAACAATGAAAAAGTTAGGGGTTATTCAGTTTTTCTCTTGGTTTGCTTTTTTTACGATGTGGAGTTTGGCAAATCCTGCTTTAACAGAGCACGTTTATCAATCGCCAGCACCAATTGAAACTGATTACAATATGCAAGATTTAGCACAAAAAGATGCTTTTATTGTTGCCAATACAAAGTTTCAAGAATCTTCCAACTTGGTAGGTTCATCAATGGGAATTTACGGTTTATCTTCCATGGCTTTCGCATTATTATTAACCTTATACACTTCCAAAAGAAATATTAACAGAAAATATGTACACATGTTTTCTTTAATTGCTGGAGGTGCAGGTTTTTTACTAATGAATACAGCTTCACCAGAAACGTTAAAATACTGTTTTGTATTAATTGGAATTTCTTGGGGAAGTATTCTTTCCATGCCTTATGCAATGTTATCGAGTTCTGTAGATCCAAAGAAAATGGGTGTAATTATGGGAATTTTTAACATGTTTATTGTAATTCCACAAATTATTGCTGCTTTAGGTGGTATTAATTATGTATCTAATTTAATTGGAGAAGAAGCAATCCATGCAATGACAATTGCAGGAATAAGTTTAATAATTGCTGGTTTGTGTAATTTGTTAATTACCAATAAAAAAGCAATTCGTTATCAAGAAGAAATTTAAAATTTAATATGAAGAAAGGATTTATATTCGATTTGGATGGTGTTATTGTAGACACTGCCAAATATCATTATTTAGCTTGGAAAAATTTAGCCAACGAATTAGGCTTCGAATTTACCAAAGAACAAAACGAATTATTTAAAGGCGTTAGTAGAAAGCGTTGTTTAGAAATTTTGTTAGAAATTGGTGAAGTTGAAGCAACACAAGAACAATTTGATACTTGGATGATCGAGAAAAATGTCGATTATTTAAAGTACATAGAAAATATGGACGCTTCTGAAATATTACCAGACGTTCCAAAAATATTAGATTACTTAAAAGATAGAAATCATCCAATAGCATTAGGTTCTGCAAGTAAAAACGCACAACCAATTTTAGAAAAAGTAGGATTATTGTCTTATTTTGATGTAATTGTAGATGGTAACAATGTTACAAAAGCAAAACCAGATCCAGAAGTATTTCTTCTTGCTGCAAAGCAATTGGGCGTAAATTCTAGCGATTGTGTGGTTTTTGAAGATGCTGTTGCAGGTGTACAAGCTGCAAATAGTGCAAAAATGATTAGTATAGGAATTGGAGATGAAAAAGTCTTATCTGATGCAAGATATAATTTTAAAGATTTTACAGAAATCGACACCAATTTTATACAAGATTTAATCAATAAAAATTAGAATATAGAAACAAGGAAATAGCAAAAGAGTTTAGAAGATTTCAATTATAAGATGAAGAAAAATCAAAATTCAAAAACGAATTTCGACTACTAACTTCCCACTTCCAACTTCCCACTATTTTCTTATAAAAAAAAATTAAAATGAATCAAGATTATATCATACCCAATGATTGGTCCATCATAGAAGAAGGTTTTAATCCAGAAATGATTAAATCGTCTGAAAGTCTATTCAGTATTGGTAATGGCGCTATGGGACAACGTGCTAATTTCGAAGAAAATTACACAGGTTCAACTTTTCAAGGAAGTTATATTGGTGGTGTTTACTACCCAGATAAAACTAGAGTTGGTTGGTGGAAAAACGGCTATCCAGAATATTTTGCAAAAGTTTTAAATGCACCAAATTGGATTGGAATAAACGTTCAAATTAACGACGAAAATTTAGATTTACATACTTGTAAAGAGGTTTCGAAATTTAAGAGAGAACTAAACATGAAAGAAGGTTGGTTGTCGCGAAGTTTTGAATCTGTTTTACAAAACGGAATTAAAATTAATGTTGAAACAAAGCGTTTTTTAAGTTTAGAATTAGATGAGGTTGGAGCAATTAAATATGCTGTTACGCCTTTAAATTCCGATGCAAAAATTACTTTTTCTCCATATTTAGATGCAGGAATTACAAATGAAGATACCAATTGGGATGACCAATTTTGGGATGTTTTAGAAGTTACCCAAAACAACCAACAATCTTTTATTCAAGCTAGAACTATGAAAACACATTTTTATACGTGTACTTTTATGGAATCTCGTTTGTTTTTAGATGGAAACGAAGTAATAACTGGTTGTAATAATGAAAAAACAGCTAATTATGTTTCATGTAATTACCAACAAGAAACCAAAAAAAATCAAACGTTCACAATTCATAAGTTTGGAGGTTATGTGGTTGATAGAGATCATAATAAAGACGAATTAGTTAAAGCAGCAAAAGATGTTTTAGACAAAGCTGTAAGTTTTGGTTTCGATGCTTTATTAGAAACTCAAAAGCAATCTTGGGCAGAAATTTGGAAAATGTCCGACATTACTATTGAAGGAGATGTAAAAGCGCAACAAGGAATTCGTTTTAATATTTTTCACTTAAATCAAACTTATTTAGGAACAGATTCAACCTTAAATATTGGGCCAAAAGGTTTCACTGGAGAAAAATACGGAGGAAGTACATATTGGGATACAGAAGCATATTGTATTCCATTTTATATGGCAACAAAAGACCAATCTGTTGCAAGAAAATTATTAGAATACAGATACAATCATTTAGAAAAAGCGATTGAGAACGCAGCAAAACTCGGTTTTAAAAACGGGGCAGCTTTGTATCCAATGGTTACCATGAATGGCGAAGAATGCCATAACGAATGGGAAATTACGTTTGAAGAAATTCATAGAAATGGCGCTATTGCATTTGCAATTTTTAATTATCATCGTTTTACAAACGACTATTCTTATATTCCAGAAAAAGGTTTGGAAGTATTAATAGGAATTGCACGTTTTTGGCATCAAAGAGCAACATTTTCTACGAATAAAGATAAATTTATGATTTTGGGAGTAACAGGTCCCAATGAATATGAAAATAACATCAACAATAATTGGTACACAAATTACATTGCAAAATGGTGTATTAATTACGCTTTAGAAAATATCGAGCTCGTAAAAACAGACCATATTTCAGATTATATTAGAATTAAAGAAAAAGTTTCTTTTACAGATGATGAATTAATTGGATGGAAAAAAGTGGCAGACAATATGTACTTTCCACATTCGAAAGAACACAATATTTACTTACAACAAGATGGTTTTTTAGACAAAGAATTAATTACTGTTGCAGATTTAGATAAAAGTCAAAGACCTATTAATCAGAAATGGAGTTGGGACAGAATTTTACGTTCTCCATACATAAAACAAGCAGATACTTTACAAGGTTTCTATATGTTCGAAGATAATTTTTCTACGGAAGAATTAGAACGTCATTTCGATTTTTACGAACCATTTACAGTCCATGAAAGTTCACTTTCTCCATGTGTACACAGTATTCAAGCTGCAAAGTTAAATAGAATGGAACAAGCGTATACATTCTATTTAAGAACATCGAGATTAGATTTAGACGATTACAATCACGAAGTAGAAGAAGGGTTACATATTACTTCTATGGCTGGAACTTGGATGAGTATTGTGGAAGGCTTTGGAGGAATGAGAGTGTTAAATAACACCTTGTCTTTTGCTCCAAAAATTCCAAAAGGATGGCAAACTTATTCGTTTAAAGTTAATTTTAGAAACCAGGTTATTACTGTAAATGTTTCTCAAAACGAAACTGTTTTTGAAATTGATGGAAATAACGAAATAAACATTTTAGTCAATGGAAAATTAATTACAGTTTCTCCAAATAATTTAGTAACTGTTTAATTAGAATTTAAATAAAGACCCTTCAGGTTTCAAAAACCTGAAGGGTATAAATACACAACTGATGAGAAACTTAATCTTCTTTTTTTTATTAATTGGTTTCATTTCTTGTAACAACGAAAAAACCAAAGAAACCATTTCTACAGTTTCTATTTCAAACACCTCTTTAGAAAGAGTAGAGCCACCCAATTGGTTTATCGGTTTTAAAGACTCTTCACTTCAACTATTAGTAAAAGAACCTAATATTGGTGCTTTTACAGCTTCTATTTCTTATGAAGGAGTTTCTATTGAAAAAGTACATACTGCAAAAAGTCCGAATTATTTATTTATCGATTTAAATATTGATTCATCAACAAAAGCAGGAAAATTCGATATTGTTTTCACTGATAAAAATGAAGCAAAAAAAAAACATACATACGAATTAAAAACAAGAGAGAAACCTGCAGATAATTATGTAGGTTTTAATAGTTCCGATGTTATTTACCTAATAACGCCAGATCGTTTTGCAAATGCAGATCCTTCCAATGATATTGGATCTAAAACATCAAAAAGCAATGAGAATGGCGAATCTGTTCAGTTTTTAAAAGAAAATAAAATTGATAGAACAGACGATTATGCAAGACATGGAGGAGATATCAAAGGAATTACCAATCATTTAAATTATATAAATGAAATGGGATTTACTGCAATTTGGTCTTCACCCTTATTAACAAACGACATGCCAAAACAGTCTTATCATGGTTATGCAATTACAGATTTGTATGAGATAGATCCTCGTTTTGGAACCTTAGCAGATTATCGTGAATTGGCAGATAAAGCCAAAGAAAAAGGCATTAAATTAATTATGGATCAAGTTGCAAATCATTGTGGTAGCGAACATTGGTGGATGAAAGATTTACCATTTAAAGATTGGGTAAATTATCAAGAAAACTTCGAAAATAAAGGTGAATTAATCACTTCAAATCACAGAAGAACTTCGAATCAAGATTTGTATGCATCAAAAATTGATAAAAAACAAAATGCAGATGGTTGGTTCGTTTCTACAATGCCAGATTTGAATCAGAAGAATCCATTTATGGCAAAATACATCATTCAGAATAGTATTTGGTGGATAGAAACCATTGGTTTAGGTGGAATAAGACAAGACACTTATCCTTATCCAGACAAGCAATTTATGAGCGATTGGGCAGGAGCAATTATGGCAGAATATCCTAATTTTTCTATTGTAGGCGAAGAATGGAGCTACAATCCATTATTGATTGGTTATTGGCAAAAAGGGGCAAATAATAGAGATGGTTACGAATCTAATTTAACATCTACTATGGATTTTGCGATGCAAAGAAAAGTTGTTGAGGCCTTAAATGATGAAGAATCTTGGGACACAGGTTTGGTAAAAATTTACGAAGGTTTGGCAAACGATTTCCATTACGCATCTCCAAAAGATATTATGATTTTTCCTGACAATCATGATATGAGTAGAATTTACACGCAATTAAATGGAGATTTAGAAAATACAAAAATGGCACTTTCTACGTATTTAACGATGCCGAGAATTCCACAAATTTATTACGGAACAGAAATTTTAATGAACGATTTTAAAAAACCAGGCGATCATGGTTTAATTCGTACAGATTTTCCTGGTGGTTTTAAAGATGATAAAATAAATGCTTTTACTGGTGAAGGATTAAAAGCAGATCAAAAAGAAATGCAATCTTTCTTAAAGAAATTATTAAATTATAGAAAGGATTCAAAAGCAATTCATGAAGGAAAAACTTTGCATTTTGCCCCATTTATGGGAACTTATTTCTTGTTTAGAATTTTAAATGATGAAGTTGTAGTAAATATTATCAATAAAAATGAAAAACCAATAACCATTGACTTAAAACGTTATTCAGAAATTGGTTTACAAGGAAAAATATTGAAAAACATAATTTCAGGAGAAGAATTTACTTGGGGAGATTCCATAGAATTATCTAAAAAAGGAAGTATCATTTTAACCACAAAAAAATAAAATTTTCAAATCAGAATCTGTCAGTTTGAGTGATTCTGATTTTTTATCAGAATTGTATGGAGAACTATTTAATCTAAAAAAAAATATGAAAAATCTAATTATTCTTTGTTTAATATTATTTATTATTTCTTGTAAAACACAAAATAAAGAGAATAATAAGGTAGAGAAAAAAGTTGATAATATTACTGCGAAAGTATTAGAAAATGCAGTTTTAGCAGAAGGAAAATTAATAAGAATAGATTCTTTTCCCACAAAACACATTACACCAAGACCTGTAGATGTTTGGTTACCAGAAAATTATTCTGATGAAAAAAAATATGCAGTTTTATACATGCATGATGGTCAAATGTTGTTTGATGAAACCACTACTTGGAATAAGCAAGAATGGAAAATAGATGAGGTTGCTTCAAAATTAATGAAAGAAGGAGTTACTAAAGATTTTATAGTTGTTGGTATTCATAATATTGCTGCAATAAGATGGTTGGACTTGTATCCAGAAAAAGCCATGAATTTTTTAACAAAAGAAGAGTTAGAAAGGGTTAAAAGTTTATCGAATAATGATGTTACTTTAGAAGATTTAAATGGTGATGAGTATTTAAAATTTTTAGTCGAAGATTTAAAACCTTACATAGACAAAACATATTCGGTTTACACAAATAAAGATAACACATTTGTGGCTGGTTCTTCAATGGGTGGCTTAATGTCTATGTACGCAATTTCTCAATATCCAAACGTTTTTGAAGGTGCAGCTTGTATTTCTACACATTGGGTTGGTGCACAACCTGTAGAGAATAATCCATTACCAAATGCAATTCTTACTTATTTAGAAAAGAATATTCCAGATGCAAAAACACATAAAATGTATTTTGATTATGGGAATAAAACTTTAGATCAGTTTTATCCTGTTTATGCATCCAAAGTTGATTCTATTTTTCTAAATAATGGATTTACTGATTCAAATTTCAAAAACTTATTTTTCGAAGGAACAGATCATTCAGAAATTTCTTGGCAAAATAGAGTAGATATTCCGTTAACTTTTTTATTGAAAAAATAATTATAATTTAAACGATTTTTTAAAATTTATTTTCCAAAAGATGAAAGAAATCAAAATAAATAAAATAATAGATTCATATTTCTACTTATGTAGTTTTGTGTCTGTTTTATTGCTGATTTCTTGTAATTCTGCTACAAATCAACAAAAGATTGTAGATTCAAAGTTTAGTACTGATAAAGAGATTAATGCTAATAATTTTGCTTTTCCTGAAGGTAAATTAAAAAGTTTAGTAATTAGCTTTGATGATGGGCCAGAACACGATAGAATATTACTTAAAAAATTAAACGAAGCGAATATCGTTGGTACTTTTCATCTAAATTCTGGCAGACTTGGTAAAAGAGCAAATTGGTTAAGTACTGAATTGGGTTATGACGTATTTTTTGTCAAGGAATCAGAGGTAAATAGTATCTATAAAGGTCACGAAATTTCTAGTCATACTGTAAATCATTTGGGTTTAAATAACCAAAAAGATTCAATAATTAAGTCTGAAGTTTTTAATGATATTAAAAAGTTAAATAAGATAATCAAAAATACAAATCATAATGCAGTTCAAGGTTTGGCTTATCCTTTTGGTGCTTTTGATGAGCAAGTTTTACAATCTTTAAAAGCTTTAGATGTTAAATATGCAAGAACAACAGTTGCCACAAAAAACTTTGAATTACCTACCAATAATTTTTTAGAATTAAACCCAACTTGTCATATAAATGATGCTATAAATTATGGTAATTATTTTGCCAATTTAAAGGCAACTAAAATGCAGTTATTGAATGTTTGGGGACATAGTTATGAGTTTCATAACAATTGGCAATTGGCAGATTCCATTTGCAATTTATTAGGCAACAAAAAAGATATTTGGTATGCAAAAACCATAGAAATGGTAAATTATTTAAATGCAATTAAAGCATTAGAATATAAAAATAATTCTGTTTTTAATCCTTCAAAAAACACTTCAGTTTGGATTAAAAATAAAGCTGAAAAATTTATAGAATTAAAACCAAACCAAACTTTACCTATTCATTTTAAAAGCTCATTTGTGCAAATAAATACTATTAATAGTTTGTATCCTGATGCATCAAAAGACATAAAATTTCAAGGAGATTGGACAAAAGTACATTACAAACAAAGAATAGAATTGTTTAAAAAGGGTCCTTTAAACTTTAGTGATATCGTTTTTTTAGGAAATAGTATAACAGAACAAGGTGGAAATTGGGCTGAAAAAGTAGGTATTAAAAATGTAAAAAACCGTGGTATTTCAGGTGATGTTACTGATGGAGTTTTAAACAGACTTGATGAAATAACTCACTTTAAGCCTAAAACCGTTTTTTTACTAATTGGTATTAACGATTTGTTCAATTTACATTATCAGAAGCAAATTCCGTCTACAGAATATGTGGCAAAAAATATCATTAAAATAACAGATTCAATTCATCAGAAATCGCCAGAAACAATAATTTATTTGCAAACAATTTTGCCAACAGCAGAAGTGTATATGACAGATTACATCAATCAAGTGAATAATATTATTAGAAATAATAAAATTGATGTGAATTACAAGTTGATAGATTTACACAACGAATTTGTGAATGAAAATGGATTGATAAAACCAGAATTGACTTCAGATGGAACGCATTTAAATGAATTAGGATACGAAGTTTGGGTGAAAACGATAAAAGATAAATTATAGGTTTCAAAGCCTAAATAGATATAGAATAAAACACAATATGAAATATATTAAAATAGTAATTTTCCTTCTTTTTATAACACAAATTTCTATTGCTCAAAACTCAAATAGAGTTTTTAAAAAAGCTTCAGTTATAAAAGATGATATTTTAAATGTAGAAGTTAATGATGGGTTTTATTTAATAAAATTTTACAATTCTAAAATTGTTGAAACTTCTTTTATTCCAAAAGAAGAAACATATTCTATAAAATCTCATGCAGTAATTTTAGACAGAAATTCAACAGATGTAACCTTTAATGAAGTTTCAAATTATATAAATTTTTCATCAAGAGGGGTTTCAGTAAAAGTTCAAAAAGCGCCATTTAAAATCTCGTATTTTTATAAAAACGAAGAAATTACATCAGAAAAACAAGGCTATTTCAAATCGAAACACATTCCTCTAGAAAATGTAAAAGGAAATATTATTGCAAAAGAAACAGAAAAAATTGAATTCAATTTAACTTCAGATGAAATTTTATATGGAGCAGGAGCAAGAGCTTTAGGAATGAACAGACGTGGTAATCGTTTGGCATTATTTAACAGAGCGCATTATGGTTATGAAACTCATTCAGAACTCATGAATTTTACGTTGCCAATTGTAATTTCATCAAAAAAATACATGCTTCATTTTGATAATACACCAGTTGGTTATTTAGATTTAGATAGTAAAAAAGACAATTCTTTAACTTATGAAACCATTTCCGGTCGTAAAACGTATCAAGTAATTGTTGGTGATTCTTGGATTGATTTAATAGATAATTATACCA
This genomic window contains:
- a CDS encoding glycoside hydrolase family 13 protein, which gives rise to MRNLIFFFLLIGFISCNNEKTKETISTVSISNTSLERVEPPNWFIGFKDSSLQLLVKEPNIGAFTASISYEGVSIEKVHTAKSPNYLFIDLNIDSSTKAGKFDIVFTDKNEAKKKHTYELKTREKPADNYVGFNSSDVIYLITPDRFANADPSNDIGSKTSKSNENGESVQFLKENKIDRTDDYARHGGDIKGITNHLNYINEMGFTAIWSSPLLTNDMPKQSYHGYAITDLYEIDPRFGTLADYRELADKAKEKGIKLIMDQVANHCGSEHWWMKDLPFKDWVNYQENFENKGELITSNHRRTSNQDLYASKIDKKQNADGWFVSTMPDLNQKNPFMAKYIIQNSIWWIETIGLGGIRQDTYPYPDKQFMSDWAGAIMAEYPNFSIVGEEWSYNPLLIGYWQKGANNRDGYESNLTSTMDFAMQRKVVEALNDEESWDTGLVKIYEGLANDFHYASPKDIMIFPDNHDMSRIYTQLNGDLENTKMALSTYLTMPRIPQIYYGTEILMNDFKKPGDHGLIRTDFPGGFKDDKINAFTGEGLKADQKEMQSFLKKLLNYRKDSKAIHEGKTLHFAPFMGTYFLFRILNDEVVVNIINKNEKPITIDLKRYSEIGLQGKILKNIISGEEFTWGDSIELSKKGSIILTTKK
- a CDS encoding MFS transporter, coding for MEKRKLSFWQIWNMSFGFLGIQFGFALQGGFMSRIFQTLGAGKEDIPLLWIAAPLTGLLVQPIIGYMSDRTWSVKWGRRRPYFLVGAVLSSIALFLVPNSPALWVAAGFLWILDASINISMEPFRALVADKLPESQRSYGFVVQTLIIGIGTWIASNLPWMVSQLGVSNVAESGVVPMSVKVAFAIGAFVFLASILYTVFTTDEYPPEDMEEFEREKAKKNNFIPDILNNIGSMPLTMKKLGVIQFFSWFAFFTMWSLANPALTEHVYQSPAPIETDYNMQDLAQKDAFIVANTKFQESSNLVGSSMGIYGLSSMAFALLLTLYTSKRNINRKYVHMFSLIAGGAGFLLMNTASPETLKYCFVLIGISWGSILSMPYAMLSSSVDPKKMGVIMGIFNMFIVIPQIIAALGGINYVSNLIGEEAIHAMTIAGISLIIAGLCNLLITNKKAIRYQEEI
- a CDS encoding alpha/beta hydrolase, translating into MKNLIILCLILFIISCKTQNKENNKVEKKVDNITAKVLENAVLAEGKLIRIDSFPTKHITPRPVDVWLPENYSDEKKYAVLYMHDGQMLFDETTTWNKQEWKIDEVASKLMKEGVTKDFIVVGIHNIAAIRWLDLYPEKAMNFLTKEELERVKSLSNNDVTLEDLNGDEYLKFLVEDLKPYIDKTYSVYTNKDNTFVAGSSMGGLMSMYAISQYPNVFEGAACISTHWVGAQPVENNPLPNAILTYLEKNIPDAKTHKMYFDYGNKTLDQFYPVYASKVDSIFLNNGFTDSNFKNLFFEGTDHSEISWQNRVDIPLTFLLKK
- the pgmB gene encoding beta-phosphoglucomutase, with translation MKKGFIFDLDGVIVDTAKYHYLAWKNLANELGFEFTKEQNELFKGVSRKRCLEILLEIGEVEATQEQFDTWMIEKNVDYLKYIENMDASEILPDVPKILDYLKDRNHPIALGSASKNAQPILEKVGLLSYFDVIVDGNNVTKAKPDPEVFLLAAKQLGVNSSDCVVFEDAVAGVQAANSAKMISIGIGDEKVLSDARYNFKDFTEIDTNFIQDLINKN
- a CDS encoding glycoside hydrolase family 65 protein, with product MNQDYIIPNDWSIIEEGFNPEMIKSSESLFSIGNGAMGQRANFEENYTGSTFQGSYIGGVYYPDKTRVGWWKNGYPEYFAKVLNAPNWIGINVQINDENLDLHTCKEVSKFKRELNMKEGWLSRSFESVLQNGIKINVETKRFLSLELDEVGAIKYAVTPLNSDAKITFSPYLDAGITNEDTNWDDQFWDVLEVTQNNQQSFIQARTMKTHFYTCTFMESRLFLDGNEVITGCNNEKTANYVSCNYQQETKKNQTFTIHKFGGYVVDRDHNKDELVKAAKDVLDKAVSFGFDALLETQKQSWAEIWKMSDITIEGDVKAQQGIRFNIFHLNQTYLGTDSTLNIGPKGFTGEKYGGSTYWDTEAYCIPFYMATKDQSVARKLLEYRYNHLEKAIENAAKLGFKNGAALYPMVTMNGEECHNEWEITFEEIHRNGAIAFAIFNYHRFTNDYSYIPEKGLEVLIGIARFWHQRATFSTNKDKFMILGVTGPNEYENNINNNWYTNYIAKWCINYALENIELVKTDHISDYIRIKEKVSFTDDELIGWKKVADNMYFPHSKEHNIYLQQDGFLDKELITVADLDKSQRPINQKWSWDRILRSPYIKQADTLQGFYMFEDNFSTEELERHFDFYEPFTVHESSLSPCVHSIQAAKLNRMEQAYTFYLRTSRLDLDDYNHEVEEGLHITSMAGTWMSIVEGFGGMRVLNNTLSFAPKIPKGWQTYSFKVNFRNQVITVNVSQNETVFEIDGNNEINILVNGKLITVSPNNLVTV
- a CDS encoding GDSL-type esterase/lipase family protein translates to MKEIKINKIIDSYFYLCSFVSVLLLISCNSATNQQKIVDSKFSTDKEINANNFAFPEGKLKSLVISFDDGPEHDRILLKKLNEANIVGTFHLNSGRLGKRANWLSTELGYDVFFVKESEVNSIYKGHEISSHTVNHLGLNNQKDSIIKSEVFNDIKKLNKIIKNTNHNAVQGLAYPFGAFDEQVLQSLKALDVKYARTTVATKNFELPTNNFLELNPTCHINDAINYGNYFANLKATKMQLLNVWGHSYEFHNNWQLADSICNLLGNKKDIWYAKTIEMVNYLNAIKALEYKNNSVFNPSKNTSVWIKNKAEKFIELKPNQTLPIHFKSSFVQINTINSLYPDASKDIKFQGDWTKVHYKQRIELFKKGPLNFSDIVFLGNSITEQGGNWAEKVGIKNVKNRGISGDVTDGVLNRLDEITHFKPKTVFLLIGINDLFNLHYQKQIPSTEYVAKNIIKITDSIHQKSPETIIYLQTILPTAEVYMTDYINQVNNIIRNNKIDVNYKLIDLHNEFVNENGLIKPELTSDGTHLNELGYEVWVKTIKDKL